One region of Oryza glaberrima chromosome 7, OglaRS2, whole genome shotgun sequence genomic DNA includes:
- the LOC127779996 gene encoding cytosolic sulfotransferase 12-like, with protein MAAAATGPVPFKDADDDGTLAAAEARSPLPKEEFGDLVAALPRKEQYLDGRLYEGFWLPEHYAPGIIAFRRRFTPRADDVVLASYPKCGTTWLKALAFAAMTRAAYPADEHPLLRLNPHDVIPFVEDVFTDGHEAKLDMLPSPRLINTHTPYQLLPESVVAGDGGGGCKVVYICRDPKDMVVSLYHFMRRLQPDLSLAGVVESVADGTVPFGPMWDHILGYWRASVSRPDRVLLLRYEDLLRDGAAGEHVRAMARFMGRPFSAAEEAAGAVASVVELCSFERMKALEVNRRGTAGSYKSMPRDAFFRKGVAGDWANHMSPETAARLDGIFREKFRGTGLTIVP; from the coding sequence atggccgccgccgccacgggccCTGTCCCCTTCaaggacgccgacgacgacggcacgctcgccgccgccgaggcgcgcTCGCCTCTCCCGAAGGAGGAGTTCGGCGACCTCGTCGCGGCGCTGCCGCGGAAGGAGCAGTACCTCGACGGGCGGCTCTACGAGGGGTTCTGGCTGCCGGAGCACTACGCGCCGGGGATCATCGCGTTCCGCCGCCGCTTCACGCCGCGCGCCGACGACGTGGTCCTTGCCAGCTACCCCAAGTGCGGTACCACGTGGCTCAAGGcgctggccttcgccgccatgACCCGCGCCGCCTACCCGGCGGACGAACACCCGCTGCTCCGCCTCAACCCGCACGACGTCATCCCGTTCGTCGAGGACGTCTTCACCGACGGCCACGAGGCCAAGCTCGACATGCTCCCCTCGCCGCGCCTCATCAACACGCACACGCCGTACCAGCTTCTCCCGGAGTcagtcgtcgccggcgacggcggcggcggatgcaaGGTCGTCTACATCTGCAGGGACCCCAAGGACATGGTCGTGTCGCTGTACCACTTCATGCGGCGCCTCCAGCCCGACctgtcgctcgccggcgtggtggAGTCCGTCGCCGACGGCACGGTGCCGTTCGGCCCGATGTGGGACCACATCCTCGGCTACTGGCGGGCGAGCGTCTCCCGCCCGGACCGGGTGCTCTTACTCAGGTACGAGGACCTGCtccgcgacggcgccgccggcgagcacgtcAGGGCGATGGCGAGGTTCATGGGGCGGCCGTTCtcggccgccgaggaggccgccggcgccgtggcgAGCGTCGTGGAGTTGTGCAGCTTCGAGAGGATGAAGGCGCTGGAGGTGAACCGGCGGGGCACGGCGGGGTCGTACAAGAGCATGCCGCGCGACGCCTTCTTCAGGaagggcgtcgccggcgactgGGCGAACCACAtgtcgccggagacggcggcgaggctggacGGCATCTTCCGCGAAAAATTCCGTGGCACAGGGCTCACCATTGTTCCATGA